A portion of the Lolium rigidum isolate FL_2022 chromosome 1, APGP_CSIRO_Lrig_0.1, whole genome shotgun sequence genome contains these proteins:
- the LOC124647194 gene encoding uncharacterized protein LOC124647194, with amino-acid sequence MTDSFCDEFSQALVCVGDSQIPSQVPDSQPMYESKVTPLPVFVLEKMCGLIQSGARTDKGFKEVHLNFVAKGLAEHCDVSVCSTQVYNHLRKWRQRWLTISRLRDLSGAQWCEDTKSIVLEGEHYCGHVTDHPKDAEFLNVPIADYDEMHTIFSFGLATDKYAMGSSEPLGSAAPAPEDVDTQESDTVNLDADKPTDAPEKPTAGKRKRGAFADDDLVAFTNMTIVVKEVAQAIRANKPTDMHPDLYNAVMDMLGFTEDDLMVALSHLLDHNAQGSSFVGMIEPHRVLWLRNYLGKYHGKVLWFP; translated from the exons ATGACT gactccttctgCGATGAATTTAGCCAGGCGCTTGTCTGCGTTGGTGATTCACAGATCCCTTCCCAAGTTCCCGATTCGCAGCCCATGTACGAGTCCAAGGTCACCCCTCTGCCCGt cttcgtgttggagaagatgtgtgGCTTGATTCAGAGTGGGGCGCGTACTGACAAAggcttcaaggaagtccatctgaaTTTTGTGGCTAAGGGCCTAGCTGAGCACTGTGATGTCTCCgtctgctccactcaggtgtacaaccacctgaggaagtggaggcagaggtggctcaccattagcaggctccgcgatctaagcggtgctcagtggtgcgaggacaccaaatccatcgtccttgagggtgagcactactgcgggcacgtcACG gatcacccaaaggacgcggAGTTCCTCAATGTGCCCATCGCCGACTACGACGAGATGCACACCATCTTCTCCTTCGGCCTCGCCACCGacaagtacgccatgggatccagtgagcccctgGGCTCTGCTGCCCCTGCACCTGAGGATGTTGACACCCAGGAGTCCGACACGGTGAACCTCGATGCTGACAAGCCCACCGACGCGCCCGAGAAGCCGACcgccggcaagaggaagagaggtgccttcGCGGACGACGATCTGGtcgccttcaccaacatgactaTTGTtgtgaaggaggtcgcacaggcCATCAGAGCGAACAAGCCGacggacatgcaccctgacctctacaatgcggtcatggacatgcttggcttcacCGAGGATGATCTGATGGTCGCCCTCAGCCACCTTCTTGACCACAATGCCCAGGGTTCTagcttcgtcggcatgatcgagccacaccgcgtcctctggctgaggaactaccttggcaagtaccacGGCAAGGTGTTGTGGTTCCCTTGA